The stretch of DNA AGGCTCTGTTTCAAGGAAAGCAGGGCCTTGTAACGACTTAATGTCACATCGCTAGCCTAGCAAACGCTTATCGAATCGCCTCAAGGGTCAAATCGAGGCATTTGCGAGCCTTTTCCACCAGCTCATCCACCTCGGCGTGGGTGATCACCAGCGGCGGGGCGATGATCATGGTGTCGCCCACCGCACGCATGATCAGGCCGTTTTCGAAGCAGAAGTTACGGCATACCATGCCCACACCCTTGCCTTCGTAACGGCTGCGGGTGGCCTTGTCCTTGACCAGCTCGATTGCACCGAGCAGGCCCAGGCCGCGTACTTCGCCCACCAGCGGGTGGTCCTGCAGCTCACGCAGACGTTTCTGCAAGTAGGGTGCCACTTCCGTGCGCGCCTTCTCGACGATCTTCTCATCGCGCAGGATGCGCAGGTTTTCCAGGCCCACCGCGGCCGCCACGGGGTGGCCTGAATAGGTGAAGCCGTGGTTGAAGTCGCCACCTTCGCTGATCACCTTGGCCACCTTGTCACGCACGATCACACCGCCCATGGGGATGTAACCGGAGGTAAGGCCCTTGGCAATGGTCATCAGGTCGGGCTTGAGGTCGTAGTAGTCGGAGCCGAACCACTCGCCGGTGCGGCCGAAGCCACAGATCACTTCGTCAGCAACGAACAGGATGTCGTACTTCGCCAGGATCTCCTTGATCTTCGGCCAGTAGGTCTCTGGCGGAATGATCACGCCGCCGGCGCCCTGGATCGGCTCGGCAATGAAGGCGGCGACGTTGTCTTCGCCGACTTCCAGAATTTTCTTCTCAAGCTGCTCGGCTGCCCACACACCGAACTCGTCGGGGCTCATGTCGCCGCCCTCACCGAACCAGTACGGCTGCGGGATGTGCACGATGCCCGGGATCGGCAGGCCGCCCTGCTCGTGCATGCCGCTCATGCCGCCCAGGCATGCACCCGCGAAAGTGGAGCCGTGGTAGCCGTTGATGCGGCCGATGATGGTCTGCTTGTGCGGCTTGCCCTTCAACGCCCAGTAATGGCGAACCATGCGCAGCACGGTGTCATTGCCTTCGGAACCGGAGCCGGTGAAGAACACATGAGTCATGCCCTCGGGCGCCACGTCGGTGATGGCCTTGGCCAGCTCCAGTGCAGGCGGGTGGGCAGTCTGGAAGAACAGGTTGTAGTACGGCAGCTCGCGCATCTGCTTTTCGGCAGCCTGCACCAGCTCTTCACGGCCATAACCGACCGCCACGCACCACAGGCCGGCCATGCCGTCGAGGATCTTGTTCCCCTCGCTGTCCCACAAATGCACGCCCTGCGCCTTGGTAATGATGCGCGGCCCCTTCTCCTTCAGCTGCTTGTAGTCACTGAAAGGTGCAAGGTGGTGCTCGCCGCTCAGGGTTTGCCATTCACGGGTTTGCGGGTTTTTGACGCTCATGTGCTTCTCCATGTTCCGCAGGCCGCCGGCGGGCGGCCTCAGGGGGTTGATCACACAGCAAACAGCAGGAACTCACGCTCCCAGGAGCTGATGACACGCTTGAAGTTCTCGTGCTCGGCGCGTTTGGTGGCGACGTAGCCGGTGATGAATTTCTTGCCCAGGTACTGCACCAGCGCACGGCTGATTTCCATGCGTTCGAGGGCGTCCTCGATGGTCAGCGGCAGACGCAGGTTGCGGCGCTCGTAGCCACGGCCCTGAACCGGTGCGCTGGCTTCGATGCCCTCGACCATGCCGATATAGCCGCACAGCAGGCTGGCGGCGATGGCCAGGTAAGGGTTGGCATCGGCGCCCGGCAGGCGGTTCTCGACACGGCGGTTCTGCGGGCCGGCATCCGGTACGCGCAGGCCTA from Pseudomonas putida encodes:
- a CDS encoding aspartate aminotransferase family protein; protein product: MSVKNPQTREWQTLSGEHHLAPFSDYKQLKEKGPRIITKAQGVHLWDSEGNKILDGMAGLWCVAVGYGREELVQAAEKQMRELPYYNLFFQTAHPPALELAKAITDVAPEGMTHVFFTGSGSEGNDTVLRMVRHYWALKGKPHKQTIIGRINGYHGSTFAGACLGGMSGMHEQGGLPIPGIVHIPQPYWFGEGGDMSPDEFGVWAAEQLEKKILEVGEDNVAAFIAEPIQGAGGVIIPPETYWPKIKEILAKYDILFVADEVICGFGRTGEWFGSDYYDLKPDLMTIAKGLTSGYIPMGGVIVRDKVAKVISEGGDFNHGFTYSGHPVAAAVGLENLRILRDEKIVEKARTEVAPYLQKRLRELQDHPLVGEVRGLGLLGAIELVKDKATRSRYEGKGVGMVCRNFCFENGLIMRAVGDTMIIAPPLVITHAEVDELVEKARKCLDLTLEAIR